The following are encoded in a window of Castanea sativa cultivar Marrone di Chiusa Pesio chromosome 5, ASM4071231v1 genomic DNA:
- the LOC142637356 gene encoding mini-chromosome maintenance complex-binding protein-like isoform X1: MIQDMLGNEFYVGAFKDGDVWRTNKFMDVSHFPMPMASTSSSHMRVWERRLLYCVPVPGRNSWTEPSSESLVNRCVDCSSQQREKRRRMDDESVDHMDMLVSDEGFQGSPSTKKMSQERSF, translated from the exons ATGATACAAGACATGTTGGGTAATGAATTTTACGTTGGTGCTTTCAAGGATGGTGATGTTTGGAGAACCAACAAGTTTATGGATGTTTCTCACTTCCCTATGCCTATGGCTTCTACTTCTTCCTCTCATATGCGAGTTTGGGAACGCCGTTTACTTTATTGTGTTCCT GTTCCGGGGCGGAATTCTTGGACGGAACCATCGTCTGAATCGTTGGTGAATCGATGTGTGGATTGCTCATCCCAACAGAGAGAGAAGCGTCGGAGAATGGATGATGAATCCGTTGATCACATGGATATGCTT GTCTCAGATGAGGGATTTCAAGGTTCCCCTAGTACCAAAAAGATG TCTCAAGAAAGAAGCTTTTAG
- the LOC142637356 gene encoding mini-chromosome maintenance complex-binding protein-like isoform X2 yields the protein MDVSHFPMPMASTSSSHMRVWERRLLYCVPVPGRNSWTEPSSESLVNRCVDCSSQQREKRRRMDDESVDHMDMLVSDEGFQGSPSTKKMSQERSF from the exons ATGGATGTTTCTCACTTCCCTATGCCTATGGCTTCTACTTCTTCCTCTCATATGCGAGTTTGGGAACGCCGTTTACTTTATTGTGTTCCT GTTCCGGGGCGGAATTCTTGGACGGAACCATCGTCTGAATCGTTGGTGAATCGATGTGTGGATTGCTCATCCCAACAGAGAGAGAAGCGTCGGAGAATGGATGATGAATCCGTTGATCACATGGATATGCTT GTCTCAGATGAGGGATTTCAAGGTTCCCCTAGTACCAAAAAGATG TCTCAAGAAAGAAGCTTTTAG